The following proteins are encoded in a genomic region of Opitutus sp.:
- a CDS encoding substrate-binding domain-containing protein — protein sequence MRPLSLLLVTALSLSVSRAEVRLVGSDLFGKEFAPALEAYSQRNDLGLKLKLEGSRAGMEKLESGQADLALVFFSPSEKLPEAPYVAWPVAYQTAVVVVPTALPLTQITFEQLNMIYGDSAQSGLKRWKDLGVAGDWAHRNILPNLLGASGGLTYDLFRYTVLAAPSLRPTVGVQSSMAESMTRILGEEGGVAVLPLLPANQPQLKALLVAKGGADVAFGPTADNLYTGDYPVRLPVYLVFRKDAAKRLQSTVHYLLSEDAVPLWESAQLVPLPLRIRNQRIFDLEVL from the coding sequence ATGCGACCCCTCTCGTTATTACTGGTTACTGCCCTGAGTTTGTCGGTGAGTCGCGCCGAGGTGCGACTCGTTGGCTCCGACCTATTCGGTAAGGAATTTGCCCCTGCGCTGGAGGCGTATTCGCAGCGCAACGACCTCGGGCTTAAGCTGAAGCTCGAGGGGAGTCGAGCTGGCATGGAGAAACTTGAAAGCGGGCAGGCCGACCTGGCGCTGGTGTTTTTTTCACCCAGCGAGAAACTCCCCGAGGCGCCTTATGTTGCCTGGCCGGTAGCGTACCAGACGGCGGTGGTGGTGGTGCCGACGGCGTTGCCGCTCACGCAGATCACCTTTGAGCAGCTGAACATGATTTATGGCGACAGCGCGCAATCGGGGCTGAAGCGCTGGAAGGACCTCGGGGTTGCCGGCGATTGGGCGCATCGCAACATCCTGCCCAACCTGCTTGGGGCGAGCGGCGGGCTGACGTATGATTTATTTCGTTACACGGTCTTGGCCGCTCCTTCGTTGCGGCCCACGGTGGGGGTGCAGTCGAGCATGGCGGAGAGCATGACGCGTATTCTTGGCGAGGAGGGCGGGGTGGCGGTGCTACCGCTGCTCCCGGCCAACCAGCCGCAGTTAAAGGCGCTTTTGGTTGCCAAGGGCGGGGCCGACGTGGCCTTTGGGCCGACGGCCGACAATCTTTACACGGGCGACTACCCGGTTCGCTTACCGGTGTATTTGGTGTTTCGCAAAGATGCGGCCAAGCGCCTGCAGTCGACGGTGCATTATTTGTTGAGTGAAGACGCCGTTCCCCTCTGGGAGAGCGCGCAGTTGGTGCCCCTGCCGCTGCGCATTCGCAACCAGCGGATCTTCGATTTGGAGGTGCTTTAA
- a CDS encoding sigma-54-dependent Fis family transcriptional regulator yields the protein MLSSVLIVDDEKHTRDGLRQALEEDYDVSVAASAEEAFNQLESQEFDVVLTDLRMPGKSGLKVIDRALALPNKPAVIMMTAYGSIDTAVEAMKRGAVDFLTKPVNIERLEVLILRALKARTLEVEVKQLNERLDEKFNIEGLIGHSDKLKTVIERVRLVAPSKATILIDGESGTGKELIAQAIHQASPRARAPFIAVHCAALSENLLESEVFGHERGAFTGAMEKRVGRFEAADTGTLFLDEIGEISASTQVKLLRFLETKSIERVGGSKPIALDVRLVAATNRDLEKMVREGKFREDLFFRLNVVRVTLPPLRERPDDIPLLLAHYLQHFAQENGVPSLSIEPGALRYLQAYPWPGNIRELRNFTENAVVLHRGAKLTEYDLDARFRGERLALPAPAVGPVVAADPSGAGSGVVTTRPFNGASLSVEENEKRLLREALNKARGNRTQAAELMGISRRTLHRKLAQWPELDVIDG from the coding sequence ATGCTTTCCAGCGTGCTCATCGTCGATGACGAGAAACACACCCGCGACGGGCTCCGCCAAGCCCTCGAGGAGGACTATGACGTGTCCGTGGCCGCCAGCGCCGAGGAGGCGTTTAACCAACTCGAATCACAGGAGTTCGATGTCGTGCTCACCGACCTGCGCATGCCCGGCAAGTCCGGTCTAAAGGTCATCGACCGGGCGCTGGCGCTGCCCAACAAGCCGGCGGTCATCATGATGACCGCTTACGGCAGCATCGATACCGCTGTCGAAGCAATGAAGCGCGGCGCCGTCGATTTTTTGACCAAGCCTGTGAATATTGAGCGGCTAGAGGTGCTCATTCTGCGCGCGCTCAAGGCCCGCACACTGGAGGTGGAGGTCAAACAGCTTAACGAGCGGCTGGACGAAAAGTTCAACATCGAGGGGCTCATCGGGCACTCCGATAAGTTGAAAACCGTGATTGAGCGGGTGCGCCTGGTGGCGCCCTCCAAGGCCACGATCCTCATCGACGGCGAATCGGGCACGGGCAAGGAGCTGATCGCCCAGGCGATTCATCAGGCCAGCCCGCGGGCTCGGGCACCGTTCATTGCGGTACACTGCGCCGCGCTTTCGGAGAACCTGCTGGAGAGCGAGGTTTTTGGTCACGAACGCGGGGCTTTTACCGGCGCGATGGAGAAGCGAGTGGGCCGGTTTGAGGCGGCGGATACCGGGACGCTTTTCCTTGATGAAATCGGCGAGATCTCGGCGTCCACGCAGGTCAAGCTGCTGCGTTTTTTGGAGACCAAATCGATCGAGCGGGTGGGCGGCTCCAAGCCGATCGCGCTGGATGTGCGGCTGGTGGCGGCGACCAATCGCGATTTGGAAAAAATGGTTAGGGAGGGGAAGTTTCGCGAAGACCTGTTTTTCCGCCTCAACGTGGTGCGTGTTACCCTGCCGCCGCTGCGGGAACGCCCCGACGACATCCCCCTGCTGCTGGCGCATTACCTTCAGCATTTCGCGCAGGAAAACGGTGTTCCCTCGCTCTCCATCGAGCCCGGCGCGCTGCGTTATCTGCAGGCTTATCCCTGGCCGGGTAACATCCGTGAGCTGCGCAATTTCACTGAGAACGCGGTGGTGCTGCACCGGGGCGCCAAGTTGACCGAATACGACCTGGACGCGCGTTTTCGGGGCGAACGGCTCGCGTTGCCGGCGCCAGCAGTTGGCCCTGTTGTCGCCGCCGATCCATCGGGTGCGGGCTCCGGTGTGGTGACCACGCGTCCCTTTAATGGCGCCTCCCTTTCGGTTGAAGAAAACGAGAAGCGGTTGCTGCGGGAGGCGCTTAATAAGGCGCGAGGAAACCGCACTCAGGCAGCGGAATTGATGGGGATTAGCCGGCGCACGCTGCACCGCAAACTCGCGCAGTGGCCCGAGCTCGACGTGATCGACGGCTGA
- a CDS encoding response regulator transcription factor has product MNLRILIVDDEPPARARLRRLLAAETDVELVGEAGDGTEAIRLIGELRPDLVFLDIEMPAPNGIEVLRAVRDEWMPLAIFLTAHREHALDAFAVEAFDYLLKPCPPDRFADALSRARARLAARAANAEAAETKPLPPYTAPLERFLVKNNERYHVVRADEIDWIDAAANYAILHTAGGNHVLRRTLTVLETELDPRHFFRTSRSTIVNLNQVHEIQLIAGDEYVVILKSGARLPLTRSLRDLQQRLR; this is encoded by the coding sequence ATGAACCTGCGCATCCTCATCGTTGACGACGAGCCTCCCGCCCGCGCTCGCCTTCGCCGCCTACTCGCCGCCGAGACCGACGTCGAACTCGTCGGCGAAGCCGGCGACGGCACCGAGGCCATCCGCCTCATCGGCGAACTCCGCCCCGACCTCGTATTTCTCGATATCGAGATGCCCGCCCCCAACGGAATCGAAGTTCTGCGCGCCGTGCGCGACGAATGGATGCCCCTCGCCATCTTCCTCACCGCACACCGCGAACACGCCCTCGACGCCTTCGCCGTCGAAGCCTTCGACTACCTTTTAAAGCCCTGCCCCCCCGACCGCTTCGCCGACGCCCTCTCTCGCGCCCGCGCTCGCCTCGCCGCCCGTGCCGCCAACGCCGAGGCGGCCGAAACCAAACCGCTCCCGCCCTACACCGCTCCGCTGGAACGCTTCCTCGTAAAAAATAACGAGCGTTACCACGTCGTGCGAGCCGACGAGATCGACTGGATCGATGCTGCCGCCAACTACGCCATCCTCCACACCGCCGGCGGCAACCATGTGCTGCGCCGCACTCTAACCGTGCTCGAGACCGAGCTCGACCCGCGCCACTTTTTCCGCACCAGCCGCTCGACTATCGTCAACCTGAACCAAGTGCACGAGATCCAGCTCATAGCAGGCGACGAATACGTCGTCATCCTCAAGTCCGGCGCCCGCCTTCCCCTCACCCGCAGCTTGCGGGATTTGCAGCAGCGCCTGCGTTGA
- a CDS encoding phosphate/phosphite/phosphonate ABC transporter substrate-binding protein, producing MKSFRFFTGRRFLALACWIGLALGGAALTPVAVAAPDAASGLSLAKLVVALKPDKNPELMLQEKRALEGFLTREVGRPVEVVIPLSAATILEGLANGSIDLGYLSATDMVNARNRSIARVLLAGEFADGRTAYDSYWVVKKDSPHRSIADLRGRPVAFASKTSTSGFVIPLLDLRSRGLIGEDGNAEAFFGRGNLYFGVGYVSAIERVLAGDAEAAAVSYYVLDRDKHLSADQRSQLRVLQKQGPVPSHVIAVRASLGDADIALLRSAVLGLNTPEQSVLRDKLFTTRLVPVDEAAHLAPLADGLALAGRALRQ from the coding sequence ATGAAATCATTCCGCTTTTTTACCGGTCGCCGCTTTCTCGCTTTGGCATGTTGGATCGGTTTGGCTTTGGGGGGCGCGGCGCTCACCCCGGTCGCGGTAGCTGCACCCGACGCTGCGTCCGGGCTGTCGCTCGCCAAGCTCGTCGTGGCCCTCAAGCCCGATAAAAACCCCGAGCTCATGCTTCAGGAAAAGCGCGCGCTGGAGGGCTTCCTTACACGCGAGGTGGGCCGTCCGGTCGAGGTGGTGATTCCGCTGTCTGCCGCTACGATTTTAGAAGGCTTGGCCAATGGTTCAATCGACCTCGGCTATCTGAGTGCCACTGACATGGTCAACGCCCGTAACCGCAGTATCGCCCGCGTGTTGCTGGCGGGCGAGTTCGCCGATGGCCGTACCGCTTACGATAGCTACTGGGTGGTGAAAAAAGATTCGCCGCACCGCTCGATCGCCGACCTTCGCGGCCGCCCCGTGGCGTTTGCCAGTAAGACCAGCACCTCCGGGTTCGTCATCCCGCTGCTCGACCTGCGCAGTCGTGGCCTGATCGGCGAGGATGGTAACGCCGAGGCGTTTTTTGGCCGGGGCAACCTCTATTTCGGTGTCGGTTATGTGTCCGCCATCGAGCGCGTTCTGGCCGGTGACGCCGAGGCCGCCGCAGTGAGTTACTACGTGCTCGATCGGGATAAGCACCTCTCCGCCGACCAACGTTCGCAGTTGCGCGTGTTGCAAAAACAGGGACCCGTGCCCAGTCACGTCATCGCCGTGCGCGCCTCGCTCGGCGACGCCGATATCGCGCTGCTGCGCTCCGCCGTTCTTGGGCTCAACACCCCGGAGCAATCCGTCCTGCGCGACAAACTTTTCACCACCCGCTTGGTGCCCGTTGACGAGGCCGCCCACCTGGCTCCTCTTGCCGACGGACTTGCGTTGGCTGGTCGTGCGCTCCGCCAGTGA
- a CDS encoding ABC transporter permease, with product MVDIALKMLFGDRARYAMLISGIAFATILMTQGFALFFGILSFSYATLANVRAPIWVFDPLVQQIADNQPLRDTDVDRVRSVEGVAWAAPLYIGGATAKLLGDGGSSQQVTLIGIDANTLVGAPNTLLSGNVLDLRMAESVIVDANFILQVKALRGKELKLGDIFEMNDRRARIVGVASLSQGIVGATSIYTTWDRAKDYAPSQRKMLTHVLAAPQVGLSTPEVCRAITQATGLKAVSEAEFKHMSELFMLKYSPIPFVVGLIVVIGFVIGVAISGQTFYAFVLENTRYLGALKAMGSSNGTLAAMILVQALIVGLTGFGLGVGVMSAFFAALPVGRVPLLLLWPVPVCVLCAVLFICMGAALLSVLRVSRIEPAIVFRS from the coding sequence ATGGTCGACATCGCCCTCAAGATGCTCTTTGGCGACCGCGCCAGATACGCCATGCTCATCAGCGGCATCGCCTTCGCCACCATCTTGATGACCCAGGGCTTCGCCCTCTTCTTCGGCATCCTCAGTTTCTCCTACGCCACGCTCGCCAACGTCCGCGCCCCCATCTGGGTCTTCGATCCGCTCGTCCAGCAGATCGCCGACAACCAACCCCTCCGCGACACCGACGTGGACCGCGTCCGCTCCGTCGAAGGCGTCGCCTGGGCCGCCCCTCTCTACATCGGCGGAGCCACCGCCAAACTCCTCGGCGACGGCGGCTCCTCCCAACAGGTCACCCTCATCGGCATCGATGCCAACACCCTCGTCGGTGCACCCAACACACTACTCTCGGGTAACGTGCTCGACCTCCGCATGGCCGAAAGCGTCATCGTGGACGCCAACTTCATTTTGCAGGTCAAAGCCCTGCGCGGAAAAGAACTCAAACTCGGCGACATCTTCGAGATGAACGACCGTCGCGCCCGCATCGTAGGTGTAGCCTCCCTCAGCCAGGGCATAGTCGGAGCCACCTCCATCTACACGACCTGGGACCGCGCCAAAGACTACGCCCCCAGCCAGCGTAAAATGCTCACCCACGTCCTCGCTGCTCCCCAGGTCGGCCTCTCCACGCCCGAGGTCTGCCGCGCCATCACCCAAGCCACCGGCCTAAAAGCCGTCTCCGAAGCCGAGTTCAAACACATGAGCGAGCTGTTCATGCTCAAATACAGCCCCATCCCCTTCGTCGTTGGCCTCATAGTCGTCATCGGCTTCGTCATCGGCGTGGCCATCTCCGGCCAGACGTTTTACGCCTTCGTCCTGGAAAACACCCGCTACCTCGGCGCCCTCAAAGCCATGGGCTCCAGCAACGGCACCCTCGCCGCCATGATCCTCGTCCAAGCATTGATCGTTGGCCTCACCGGCTTCGGCCTTGGTGTCGGTGTAATGAGCGCATTCTTCGCCGCTCTCCCCGTCGGTCGCGTTCCCCTCCTTCTGCTCTGGCCCGTGCCCGTGTGCGTGCTCTGCGCCGTTCTCTTCATCTGCATGGGGGCCGCGCTCCTGAGCGTCCTTCGCGTCTCCCGCATCGAACCCGCCATCGTCTTCCGTTCATGA
- a CDS encoding efflux RND transporter periplasmic adaptor subunit, translated as MFLLKKITLWLALFGIVGVILLVRKTTTEAPMPQPPLAPAVKAIPRGISASGMVEALLENTAIGVPVAALVTHVHVKVWDKVNVGAPLLQLDDRELRAQLPALDAELRVQEAQLASTRRQSALTEALRANRVISADEADTRLDELAIQEARVASARAKLTQTQTLLERLTVRAPVAGTILQLNTRTGEYATPGSATPPLLLGAIDQLQLRADVDEQLATRVHPGGPATGYLKGDTQRPIPLTFLRIEPYVIPKRNLTGSSSERVDTRVLQVIYTFPVDPVRPLYVGQQMDLFIEETTLPPAAATP; from the coding sequence ATGTTTCTCCTCAAAAAAATCACCCTCTGGCTCGCCCTCTTTGGCATCGTCGGCGTCATCCTCCTCGTCCGTAAGACCACTACGGAAGCGCCCATGCCCCAGCCCCCGCTTGCCCCTGCCGTTAAAGCCATCCCCCGCGGCATCAGCGCCTCCGGCATGGTCGAAGCCCTCCTCGAAAACACCGCCATCGGCGTCCCCGTCGCCGCCCTCGTCACCCACGTCCACGTAAAAGTCTGGGACAAGGTCAACGTTGGCGCGCCTCTCCTCCAACTCGACGACCGCGAACTCCGCGCCCAACTCCCCGCCCTCGACGCCGAACTCCGCGTCCAAGAAGCCCAACTCGCCTCCACCCGCCGGCAATCCGCCCTCACCGAAGCCCTCCGCGCCAACCGAGTCATCTCCGCCGACGAAGCCGACACCCGTCTCGACGAGCTCGCCATCCAGGAAGCCCGCGTCGCCTCCGCCCGCGCCAAACTCACCCAAACTCAGACACTCCTAGAACGCCTCACCGTCCGCGCCCCTGTCGCAGGCACCATCCTCCAGCTCAACACCCGCACCGGCGAATACGCCACCCCCGGCTCCGCCACCCCGCCCCTCCTGCTCGGTGCCATCGACCAACTCCAACTCCGCGCCGACGTAGACGAACAACTCGCCACTCGCGTACACCCCGGCGGCCCCGCCACCGGCTACCTTAAAGGTGATACCCAAAGGCCCATTCCCCTCACCTTCCTCCGCATCGAGCCCTACGTCATCCCCAAGCGTAATCTCACCGGCTCCAGTTCCGAACGCGTGGACACCCGCGTCCTCCAAGTGATCTACACCTTTCCTGTCGACCCCGTCCGGCCCCTCTACGTCGGCCAGCAGATGGACCTCTTCATCGAGGAAACTACCCTGCCGCCAGCCGCCGCCACGCCATAA
- a CDS encoding ABC transporter ATP-binding protein, with the protein MSITTPAETTAFPTPGLPAVHLRAVDKSFRNGDQVTPVLKQVDLTAFAGEMMLLVGPSGCGKTTLLSVLCGTLQADAGHIEAFGQPLSLLPPDRVTRFRATHVGFVFQQFNLLPTLTAAENVAVPLRIQGLSAANSLPRAREMLARVGLSDKAGELPNRLSGGQQQRVAIARALVHDPALIVCDEPTSALDSVTGHQVMDLLRGIARDGRRTIIVVTHDPRIYRYADCMAEMEDGRIIRVLHTPAAIAAAHRYSHA; encoded by the coding sequence ATGAGCATCACAACTCCCGCCGAAACCACCGCCTTCCCCACCCCGGGCCTCCCCGCCGTCCACCTCCGCGCCGTGGACAAATCTTTTCGCAATGGCGACCAAGTCACACCCGTCCTTAAGCAAGTCGACTTAACCGCCTTCGCCGGCGAGATGATGCTCCTTGTCGGGCCCTCCGGTTGCGGCAAGACCACACTCCTCTCCGTCCTCTGCGGCACCCTACAAGCCGACGCCGGTCACATCGAAGCCTTCGGTCAACCCCTATCCCTCCTCCCTCCTGACCGCGTCACCCGTTTTCGCGCCACCCACGTCGGCTTCGTTTTCCAGCAATTCAACCTTCTTCCTACCCTCACCGCCGCCGAAAACGTCGCCGTCCCCCTCCGTATCCAGGGCCTCTCTGCTGCCAACTCCCTTCCTCGCGCCCGCGAGATGCTCGCCCGCGTCGGCCTCAGCGACAAAGCCGGCGAACTCCCCAATCGTCTCTCCGGTGGACAACAACAACGCGTCGCCATCGCCCGTGCTCTCGTCCACGACCCCGCCCTCATAGTCTGTGACGAACCCACTTCCGCCCTTGATTCCGTCACCGGCCACCAAGTCATGGACCTCCTCCGTGGCATCGCCCGGGACGGCCGCCGCACCATCATCGTCGTGACCCACGACCCCCGCATCTACCGCTACGCCGACTGTATGGCTGAGATGGAGGATGGCCGAATCATCCGTGTGCTCCACACCCCTGCCGCGATCGCCGCCGCCCACCGCTACTCCCACGCCTGA
- a CDS encoding ABC transporter ATP-binding protein encodes MQTRDHPATPLQRLWTLIRFDDGLLRAAVVFQILQSLSYLPFYAGVGILVDHILQNTALTSEERIRWIGIYALANLALWPLHAWFTVKAFAFSQRLVRASTARLRRLLVDQLQRMSLGFFTRRGAGALANQVTVDLGRVEAFLVNLSGYLIVSITLGLGALVYLAWLSPLLAAITLLAVPAQVLVIRGVRRRLERLNQRVQQTGEDFSARVVEFIGGMRVTKSLGNEEIAAAELAEVIERVRGSGIEASVTMRWVMMGMQMIGEYLGVVVWCVGGLLYLNNSLPLGSLVAFAGMLGFVRGGFQSFFGAYDAWMQAKPGLEAMLAILDSQELEGYRPDGQSAQPPVLRGELTLRNVSFRYPGADTGTPTMVDINLHIPAGQRIGLVGETGAGKSTLLDLLMGFYQPDKGDIRYDDQPIADIGLRALRRSVAIMGQDAFIWNTSVRENIRFGRPTATDAEIEMAATKAQADDFIRKLERGYDTLCGERGGRLSGGQRQRIALARVFLRDPRIVILDEPTSALDLETEARLQDDLDILCQGRTTFIVAHRLSTLRGVDRVLVFQRGRIIEDGSVSALLARPTGHFARLMELQTRGLPKLA; translated from the coding sequence ATGCAAACGCGCGATCATCCCGCCACGCCCCTCCAGCGCCTGTGGACGCTAATTCGTTTTGATGATGGCCTACTCCGCGCCGCAGTCGTTTTCCAGATCCTGCAATCGCTCAGCTACCTGCCGTTCTATGCAGGCGTGGGCATCTTGGTTGACCATATTTTACAGAACACTGCGTTGACCTCGGAGGAACGCATCAGATGGATCGGAATTTACGCGTTAGCCAACCTCGCGCTTTGGCCGTTGCACGCATGGTTTACCGTGAAGGCGTTCGCCTTCAGCCAACGCTTGGTGCGAGCCTCCACCGCTCGCCTGCGTCGCTTGCTCGTCGATCAGCTCCAACGCATGTCGCTCGGGTTTTTCACCCGAAGGGGCGCCGGTGCGCTGGCCAATCAAGTCACCGTAGATTTGGGCCGGGTGGAGGCGTTTTTGGTTAACTTGTCCGGGTACTTGATTGTTTCCATCACCCTGGGACTAGGCGCGCTGGTCTATCTGGCCTGGCTGAGTCCGCTGCTGGCTGCGATCACCCTGTTGGCCGTACCAGCGCAAGTGCTTGTAATCCGCGGCGTACGTCGGCGACTGGAGCGGCTGAACCAGAGAGTACAGCAGACCGGCGAGGATTTTTCCGCCCGCGTGGTCGAGTTCATCGGCGGAATGAGGGTGACCAAGAGCTTGGGCAACGAGGAGATCGCCGCCGCCGAGTTAGCCGAGGTCATCGAGCGCGTGCGCGGCAGCGGCATCGAAGCAAGCGTGACGATGCGCTGGGTGATGATGGGCATGCAAATGATCGGTGAATACCTGGGCGTGGTCGTGTGGTGCGTAGGCGGCCTACTTTATCTGAACAACTCGCTCCCGTTGGGCTCGCTGGTCGCCTTCGCCGGCATGTTGGGTTTTGTACGTGGAGGGTTTCAGTCATTCTTCGGTGCCTACGACGCGTGGATGCAGGCCAAGCCCGGTTTGGAGGCTATGTTGGCCATTCTCGACTCGCAGGAATTGGAAGGCTACCGGCCCGACGGCCAGAGCGCGCAACCGCCCGTCCTGCGCGGTGAGCTGACCCTGCGCAACGTCTCGTTCCGCTATCCCGGCGCTGATACAGGCACACCCACGATGGTCGACATCAACCTCCACATCCCCGCCGGCCAGCGCATCGGTTTGGTTGGAGAGACCGGTGCAGGCAAGAGCACACTGCTCGACCTATTGATGGGCTTTTATCAGCCTGATAAGGGAGACATTCGTTACGACGACCAGCCGATCGCCGACATCGGCCTGCGTGCGTTACGCCGCTCGGTTGCGATCATGGGACAAGATGCGTTTATATGGAACACCAGCGTCCGTGAAAACATCCGCTTTGGCCGACCGACCGCCACCGATGCCGAAATCGAAATGGCCGCCACGAAGGCGCAAGCCGACGACTTTATCCGTAAACTGGAGCGCGGCTACGACACCCTTTGCGGCGAACGCGGTGGTAGGTTATCGGGTGGTCAACGCCAGCGCATCGCCTTGGCCCGGGTCTTTCTGCGCGATCCGCGTATTGTCATCCTCGACGAGCCGACCAGCGCCCTCGACTTGGAGACAGAAGCGCGCCTTCAGGACGACCTCGATATACTCTGCCAAGGCCGCACCACCTTCATCGTCGCCCACCGACTTTCAACGCTGCGCGGGGTGGACCGCGTCTTGGTGTTCCAACGCGGCCGAATTATCGAAGATGGTTCAGTGTCGGCCTTGCTAGCTAGACCCACTGGCCATTTCGCGCGTCTGATGGAATTGCAAACCCGCGGCTTGCCCAAGCTAGCGTAA
- a CDS encoding PAS domain-containing protein has translation MAGIKNTSLDRVLGRLDSLDPTNLANLVQRLARERSQFENVFNTLQEGVLVIDADGVIDYANAAAHRLIGQTSDDLTDKVLWRLVPGLRPSLEASLADPSPALPVVTREIELTYPELRTVRLYMVPFSSEGDGPERRFTVILTDITRDKKTTEARIEDERTSSILLLAAGVAHELGNPLNSLTIHLQLIERRLKKLKISARDQETASLAESIRICQDEVLRLDGIVTHFLEAIRPRAPDLAETNLGEVIEEVVRFQERELADRSIRVEAAIARDLPAIMADRNQLKQVFFNLIKNAMEAMQPGGVLRLKTYADDDSVYLLCGDTGSGIKQADLVKLFQPYHTTKQGGNGLGLMIVQRIMREHGGQVGVESNPGVGTVVTLQFPLKNRRVRLLQ, from the coding sequence ATGGCCGGCATAAAAAACACCTCGCTTGATCGTGTGCTGGGGCGGCTCGACTCACTCGATCCGACCAATCTGGCCAATCTGGTGCAGCGCCTCGCGCGCGAGCGCAGCCAGTTCGAAAACGTGTTTAACACTCTGCAGGAAGGCGTGCTGGTCATCGACGCCGACGGAGTGATCGATTACGCCAACGCCGCGGCACATCGCCTCATCGGTCAGACTTCCGACGACCTCACCGACAAGGTGCTTTGGCGGCTGGTGCCGGGGTTGCGGCCCTCCCTGGAGGCATCGTTGGCCGACCCCTCGCCCGCGTTGCCAGTGGTGACGCGCGAGATCGAACTGACTTACCCCGAGCTGCGCACGGTGCGCCTGTACATGGTGCCGTTTTCCAGCGAGGGCGACGGGCCGGAGCGGCGCTTTACGGTTATCCTCACCGACATCACCCGCGACAAAAAGACCACCGAGGCGCGTATCGAGGATGAGCGTACGTCGTCGATTTTGTTGCTGGCTGCGGGGGTCGCTCACGAGTTGGGCAATCCGCTCAATTCGCTCACCATTCACCTGCAGTTGATCGAGCGCCGGTTGAAAAAGCTCAAGATCAGCGCCCGCGACCAGGAGACCGCCTCGCTCGCCGAGTCGATTCGCATCTGCCAGGACGAAGTGCTGCGGCTGGACGGCATCGTGACGCATTTTCTGGAGGCGATTCGGCCGCGTGCGCCCGATTTGGCCGAGACTAATCTGGGCGAGGTCATTGAGGAAGTGGTGCGGTTCCAAGAACGTGAATTGGCCGATCGCTCGATCCGCGTGGAGGCGGCCATCGCGCGGGATTTACCGGCGATCATGGCCGACCGAAATCAGCTCAAGCAGGTGTTTTTTAACCTCATTAAAAACGCGATGGAGGCCATGCAGCCCGGCGGCGTGCTGCGGCTCAAAACCTACGCTGACGATGACAGCGTGTACTTGCTGTGCGGGGACACGGGCAGCGGCATCAAACAGGCCGATCTGGTGAAACTGTTTCAGCCCTACCACACGACCAAGCAGGGCGGCAACGGGTTGGGGCTGATGATCGTCCAGCGCATCATGCGCGAGCACGGCGGCCAGGTCGGCGTGGAGAGCAACCCCGGGGTGGGCACGGTGGTCACCCTGCAGTTCCCGCTCAAAAACCGCCGCGTACGCCTCTTGCAGTAA
- a CDS encoding histidine kinase, whose translation MFRGVVARFAFPIYAVLIAASHALAYHEKSMERERRALLAEARAAESRLMALQMQLNPHFLFNSLNAVSSLIHENPRQADAMLCSVCDLLRSVLDSGERREVTLAEELALVERYLDIQRIRFADRLTLKLEINPDTLTAAVPTLLLQPLVENAIVHGIAPHTRPGLVTLRARLHGHRLHLEVADDGPGAQTQHHLDPRPTPSASSVASSGSIGLNNTRNRLAALYGDDHSFSLKTGPGGALATVELPLRAVAV comes from the coding sequence ATGTTTCGCGGCGTGGTCGCTCGCTTTGCCTTTCCCATCTACGCCGTCCTCATCGCCGCCAGCCACGCGCTCGCCTATCACGAAAAAAGCATGGAGCGTGAACGCCGCGCACTCCTCGCCGAGGCCCGTGCGGCCGAGAGCCGCCTCATGGCGCTGCAAATGCAGCTCAACCCCCACTTCCTCTTCAACTCCCTCAACGCCGTCTCCAGCCTCATCCACGAAAACCCGCGTCAGGCCGACGCCATGCTGTGCTCGGTGTGCGACCTGCTCCGCTCTGTCCTCGACTCCGGCGAACGCCGTGAAGTCACCCTCGCCGAGGAGCTCGCGCTGGTCGAACGTTACCTCGACATCCAGCGCATTCGCTTCGCCGACCGTCTCACCCTCAAACTCGAGATAAACCCCGACACCCTCACCGCCGCCGTGCCCACGCTGCTCCTCCAACCCCTGGTAGAAAACGCCATCGTCCACGGCATCGCGCCCCACACCCGACCGGGCCTCGTCACCTTGCGCGCCCGCCTCCACGGCCATCGCTTGCACCTCGAAGTCGCCGACGACGGACCCGGCGCGCAAACCCAACATCACCTCGACCCGCGCCCTACACCCTCCGCCTCCTCGGTCGCTTCCTCCGGCAGCATCGGCCTTAACAACACTCGCAACCGCCTCGCCGCGCTTTACGGTGACGACCACTCCTTCTCCCTCAAAACCGGCCCCGGCGGTGCTCTCGCCACCGTCGAACTTCCTTTACGAGCCGTCGCCGTATGA